In Phragmites australis chromosome 17, lpPhrAust1.1, whole genome shotgun sequence, the following are encoded in one genomic region:
- the LOC133897278 gene encoding myb family transcription factor PHL7-like — translation MYSPKPEASFGSALTNSVAHQQQMELGGNNMSPNNGANNNANLSARQRLRWTNELHERFVEAVTQLGGPDRATPKGVLRIMGVPGLTIYHVKSHLQKYRLAKYIPDSSTDGNKADNKDPGDLLAGLEGSSGLQISEALKLQMEVQKRLHEQLEVQRQLQLRIEAQGKYLQKIIEEQQRLAGVKPETPVASASVTVSGDQFPDSERTDPSTPAPTSESPTQGVPSNRDHGSRTEATKSPCHDSICHREPLTPDSNYQTGSPATSPKHERATKRQRGNGSELVEAEVSLPRHIFESSSGSEFQQYFMSYSDH, via the exons TGTACTCACCAAAACCAGAAGCTAGTTTTGGCTCAGCTCTTACAAACTCAGTTGCGCACCAGCAGCAGATGGAATTAGGTGGAAACAACATGTCTCCTAATAATGGAGCAAATAACAATGCCAACTTGTCTGCGAGGCAACGCTTACGGTGGACAAATGAACTGCATGAAAGATTTGTTGAGGCTGTTACTCAGCTTGGTGGTCCTGACA GAGCAACTCCTAAAGGAGTTCTAAGAATTATGGGTGTACCAGGATTGACAATATACCATGTGAAAAGCCATTTGCAG AAATACAGGCTGGCAAAGTATATTCCCGACTCCTCAACTGATG GTAACAAGGCTGATAACAAAGACCCAGGGGATTTGCTCGCAGGACTTGAGGGATCCTC TGGATTGCAGATTTCCGAAGCCCTCAAGCTACAGATGGAGGTCCAAAAGAGGCTGCATGAACAGTTAGAA GTACAAAGGCAGCTGCAGTTGCGAATTGAGGCTCAGGGCAAGTACCTCCAGAAGATAattgaggagcagcagcgtcTCGCTGGTGTAAAACCTGAAACACCTGTTGCAAGTGCTTCTGTCACAGTATCTGGTGACCAATTCCCCGACTCCGAGAGGACTGACCCCTCGACTCCTGCACCTACATCCGAGTCCCCAACTCAAGGTGTCCCTTCCAACAGGGACCATGGAAGCCGAACTGAAGCAACCAAGAGCCCTTGCCATGATTCTATCTGCCACCGTGAACCGCTAACCCCTGATTCCAACTATCAGACTGGTTCACCTGCCACTAGTCCAAAGCACGAGAGGGCAACAAAGAGGCAGCGAGGCAATGGTTCTGAATTAGTAGAGGCTGAGGTTTCCCTTCCACGCCACATCTTCGAGTCGAGCTCAGGCTCAGAGTTCCAACAATATTTTATGTCTTACTCAGACCATTAG